One Mycoavidus sp. B2-EB genomic region harbors:
- a CDS encoding HEAT repeat domain-containing protein: MEIGPVSNSNFGITRGAPQSAADFHKKALEYEKQGEVDKAQTCYQQALRVAEKLNSTEPAVSQTLARIHLDYAGLLKNQRNIMAGNAYRQAQRYALEAYRLGPNQADVQVLLQSIGLCHSQYLSAQGQSAQSEQVFQETVQWVKENLSEHKASSDRFLPPTNDSASAAHRSNLSPDALPFSIQAGHPAGKTVFQYCQGTVNAPVQGRDNTVNIYYNSQSNTVPLEGLRNALYKYYELSSLSIRRVSGETASLKDCYINLAIVESQAQREKDKQELEKQVVTFNRLPSSERQRLEATNPNKLIELDKLFEKQKLRDGSEGIPKRILIQGRAGIGKTTLCKKLVYDYQNGGLWQDQFDCVLWIPLRQLKTHAPKRLEDLLCTQYFAGYEMSQAQALSKAFYTHQAKTLFILDGLDEVIEELNEGAPLKDLLQTLLDQAHVVITSRPAGVDVRLLGQLDLELETVGFSPANVQAYIEKFVPESNQASIQQFIHQTLLIQGLVNIPIQLDALCYSWDKLPPQQEITMSMLYEAMVDKLWRKDGVRLAKEDQKSKVLKANVIQISSKEKLEELMKDEIDYLGYLAFKGLEEGKIEFNLKELDQCQAELENEFLGKKLLFSFTDNLKKTSYLHTAEGYRPESERQYHFLHLTFQEFFAAKFLVRHLEAYSGNGGASTLGQSERTNESLMLSEDALHTFMAGHKYNPRYEIVWWMVAGLLKGVPLEEFFTGLEQSPRDLIGGRHQQVLMGCLNEARSRLNPEVVRGLEKELMKWLDFGVRLGNSGALGQQRAFPEHLLLTLLDQPDNRKSKVIETLGARPTLSEAAVQSLIRALQDEDAYIRFEAARALEGQSALSEAAEQALIRALQNQDKSILSAVVSALGGQSTLSDAVVQALIRALQNQDKDVRDAAARALGGQSTLSYTAVQALIDTLQHQEWDIRFAAAMALRGKSTLSEAAMQALIGALQHQNGNVRFAAAMALRGKGKLSEAAVQALIGALQDQKRDVRFAAAGALEGQSTLSDATEQALICALQDQDQDESLRSAAAMALRGQSTLSEAAVQALIGALQGQDKDVRFAAAGALEGQSTLSDATEQALICALQDQDQDESLRSAAAMALRGKSTLSEAAVQALIGALQGQDKDVRSAAASALGGQSTLFEAAEQALIHALQHQDMDVMDAAASALGGQSTLSDAAEQALICALQGQDKSIRSAAAWALRNRSTLSEAAVQALICALQDQNKDIRFVAEKALDRQNTLSEAAVRALISTLQHQEWNVRSAAANALRGKSTLSEAAVQALISALQNESETVRSAAAWALEGQSTLSEATVQALIGALQHQDGYRGAARALVQHIDVIYAVLPGLSRCQIERLYTECLFNYSCEHIAPLYVQGDRLHFYTEKGPGQTARIEQAKLEKIIQAFEAVQIKEGMIPMPSVSRHISYWVKRNFSLY, from the coding sequence ATGGAGATAGGGCCAGTATCAAACTCTAATTTTGGGATAACGCGTGGTGCCCCTCAATCAGCGGCAGATTTTCACAAAAAAGCGCTGGAGTATGAAAAACAAGGTGAAGTAGATAAGGCCCAAACGTGCTATCAACAGGCCCTTCGCGTAGCGGAAAAATTAAATTCAACTGAACCCGCAGTGTCTCAAACCCTTGCTCGGATCCATTTGGATTATGCAGGTTTGTTAAAAAATCAACGTAATATCATGGCAGGAAATGCCTATCGACAAGCTCAAAGATACGCACTAGAGGCATACCGATTAGGGCCGAATCAAGCCGATGTCCAGGTTCTGCTGCAAAGCATTGGCCTTTGTCATAGCCAGTATTTATCGGCTCAAGGACAGAGCGCCCAATCCGAGCAAGTGTTTCAAGAAACAGTACAATGGGTTAAAGAAAATCTGTCTGAACACAAAGCCAGTTCAGACAGATTTTTACCACCCACAAACGATTCAGCGTCTGCCGCGCATCGGTCCAATCTTTCGCCCGACGCTTTACCCTTTTCTATTCAAGCGGGTCATCCCGCTGGAAAGACTGTCTTTCAATACTGCCAAGGTACGGTTAATGCGCCAGTCCAGGGCAGAGATAACACAGTCAACATATACTATAATTCACAATCGAATACAGTTCCGTTAGAGGGCTTGCGCAATGCACTCTATAAATATTATGAATTATCGAGTCTGTCGATTCGGCGTGTATCGGGTGAGACTGCTTCACTAAAAGACTGTTATATCAATCTGGCGATTGTAGAAAGTCAGGCGCAACGCGAAAAAGACAAACAAGAGCTGGAAAAGCAAGTAGTGACTTTCAACCGCCTGCCCAGCAGTGAACGGCAGCGGCTTGAGGCGACGAATCCCAACAAGTTGATTGAGTTAGATAAGCTTTTTGAGAAGCAAAAATTACGCGATGGTTCAGAAGGCATTCCCAAACGGATCTTAATTCAAGGTCGAGCGGGGATTGGCAAAACCACCTTGTGTAAAAAATTGGTCTATGACTATCAAAACGGCGGGCTTTGGCAAGATCAGTTTGATTGCGTATTGTGGATACCCCTCCGACAACTGAAGACGCATGCGCCAAAACGTTTAGAAGATTTGCTCTGCACTCAGTATTTTGCGGGCTATGAAATGAGCCAAGCGCAGGCCTTATCTAAAGCTTTTTATACACATCAGGCCAAAACGCTCTTTATTTTAGATGGCTTGGATGAAGTGATCGAGGAACTCAACGAAGGTGCGCCTTTAAAGGATCTTTTACAGACCTTGCTCGATCAAGCGCATGTGGTAATTACCTCCCGACCGGCCGGGGTCGATGTCAGATTGTTGGGGCAGCTAGATTTGGAGTTGGAGACAGTCGGCTTTAGTCCGGCCAATGTACAGGCCTATATAGAAAAATTTGTGCCTGAATCAAATCAAGCCTCGATTCAGCAGTTTATCCACCAGACTCTGTTGATTCAGGGACTAGTGAATATCCCGATTCAGCTCGATGCGCTGTGTTATAGCTGGGATAAACTCCCGCCGCAGCAAGAGATCACTATGTCGATGCTGTATGAGGCGATGGTGGATAAATTATGGCGCAAAGACGGCGTTCGATTGGCGAAGGAAGATCAAAAAAGTAAGGTATTAAAAGCTAACGTCATTCAAATTTCCTCAAAGGAAAAGTTAGAAGAACTGATGAAAGATGAAATTGATTATTTAGGGTACTTAGCTTTTAAAGGACTCGAAGAAGGCAAAATAGAATTTAATTTGAAAGAACTGGATCAGTGCCAAGCAGAACTTGAGAATGAATTTCTAGGAAAAAAATTACTTTTCAGCTTTACAGACAATTTGAAAAAGACTTCGTATCTACATACAGCGGAAGGGTATCGTCCTGAATCAGAGCGCCAATATCATTTCCTCCATTTAACGTTTCAGGAGTTTTTTGCAGCGAAGTTTCTGGTGAGGCATCTTGAGGCGTATTCGGGAAATGGGGGCGCTTCGACTTTAGGGCAATCCGAGCGTACCAATGAATCCTTGATGTTAAGTGAGGACGCGCTTCATACATTTATGGCTGGCCATAAATATAACCCGCGTTATGAAATAGTCTGGTGGATGGTAGCGGGGCTGCTAAAGGGTGTTCCGTTAGAGGAATTTTTTACTGGCTTAGAACAGTCGCCGCGAGACCTGATCGGAGGACGTCACCAGCAGGTGTTGATGGGCTGTTTAAACGAAGCGCGGAGTCGATTGAACCCAGAAGTCGTGCGTGGGTTAGAAAAAGAGCTTATGAAGTGGTTGGATTTTGGGGTGAGATTAGGGAATAGTGGCGCGCTGGGTCAGCAGAGGGCTTTTCCGGAGCATCTACTGCTCACGTTGTTAGATCAGCCAGATAATAGAAAGAGCAAGGTAATTGAAACGTTAGGCGCACGTCCCACGCTGTCCGAAGCCGCTGTACAGTCCTTGATCCGCGCTTTACAGGATGAAGATGCGTATATCAGGTTTGAGGCAGCGAGAGCGTTAGAAGGCCAGAGCGCGCTGTCAGAAGCCGCCGAGCAAGCCTTGATCCGTGCTTTGCAGAATCAAGATAAGAGTATCCTATCTGCGGTAGTGAGTGCGTTAGGAGGCCAGAGCACGCTGTCTGATGCCGTTGTACAGGCCTTGATCCGTGCTTTGCAGAATCAAGATAAAGATGTCAGAGATGCGGCAGCTAGAGCGTTAGGAGGCCAGAGCACGCTATCTTATACTGCTGTGCAAGCCTTGATCGACACTTTACAGCATCAAGAGTGGGATATCAGGTTTGCAGCAGCAATGGCGTTAAGAGGCAAGAGCACGCTGTCTGAGGCCGCTATGCAGGCCTTAATCGGCGCTTTGCAGCATCAAAATGGGAATGTCAGGTTTGCAGCAGCGATGGCGTTAAGAGGCAAGGGCAAGCTGTCTGAAGCTGCCGTGCAGGCCTTGATCGGCGCTTTGCAGGATCAAAAGCGGGATGTCAGGTTTGCGGCAGCGGGCGCGTTAGAAGGACAAAGTACGCTGTCTGATGCCACCGAGCAGGCCTTGATCTGCGCTTTACAGGATCAGGATCAAGATGAGAGCCTCCGGTCTGCAGCAGCGATGGCGTTAAGAGGCCAGAGTACGCTATCTGAAGCTGCCGTGCAAGCCTTGATTGGCGCTTTGCAGGGTCAAGATAAGGACGTCAGGTTTGCGGCAGCGGGCGCGTTAGAAGGACAAAGTACGCTGTCTGATGCCACCGAGCAGGCCTTGATCTGCGCTTTGCAGGATCAGGATCAAGATGAGAGCCTCCGGTCTGCAGCAGCGATGGCGTTAAGAGGCAAGAGCACGCTATCTGAAGCTGCCGTGCAAGCCTTGATTGGCGCTTTGCAGGGTCAAGATAAGGACGTCAGGTCTGCGGCAGCGAGCGCGTTAGGAGGCCAGAGTACGCTGTTTGAAGCCGCCGAGCAGGCCTTGATCCACGCTTTGCAGCATCAAGATATGGATGTCATGGATGCAGCAGCGAGTGCGTTAGGAGGTCAGAGTACGCTGTCTGATGCCGCCGAGCAGGCCTTGATCTGCGCTTTGCAGGGTCAAGATAAGAGCATCCGATCTGCGGCAGCGTGGGCGCTAAGAAACCGGAGCACGCTTTCTGAAGCTGCCGTGCAGGCCTTGATCTGCGCTTTGCAGGATCAAAATAAGGATATCAGGTTTGTGGCAGAAAAAGCGTTAGACCGCCAAAACACTTTGTCTGAAGCTGCCGTGCGGGCCTTGATCAGCACTTTGCAGCATCAAGAGTGGAATGTCAGGTCTGCGGCAGCGAATGCGTTAAGAGGCAAGAGCACGCTATCTGAAGCTGCTGTGCAAGCCTTGATCAGCGCTTTACAGAATGAAAGTGAGACTGTTAGGTCTGCAGCAGCGTGGGCGTTAGAAGGCCAGAGTACGCTGTCCGAAGCTACTGTGCAGGCCTTGATCGGCGCTTTGCAGCATCAAGATGGATATAGAGGGGCAGCAAGGGCGTTAGTTCAGCATATTGATGTTATTTATGCTGTGTTGCCAGGTTTATCGCGTTGCCAGATTGAGCGCCTTTATACGGAATGTTTGTTTAATTACAGCTGTGAACACATAGCGCCACTATATGTTCAAGGGGATCGGCTTCATTTTTATACAGAAAAGGGGCCAGGCCAGACGGCCCGGATAGAGCAAGCTAAGCTAGAAAAGATAATTCAAGCTTTTGAAGCGGTGCAAATAAAAGAGGGAATGATCCCGATGCCATCTGTGTCGCGCCATATTTCCTATTGGGTAAAAAGGAACTTTTCCCTGTACTAA
- the zapE gene encoding cell division protein ZapE: protein MNVIQYYERELETRGYRVDSAQHAAVASLQRCYEQWVKYQARHANVFMKLLSPGETPKGVYMWGGVGRGKSFLMDSFYACVPLPNKIRLHFHEFMREVHRQLDELKKTANPLDVLARDIAQRYRLICFDEFHVSDIADAMILHRLLERLFKSGVQFVTTSNYHPATLYPEGLHRDRILPAIDLLSSKLEIINVDGGVDYRQRTFAQANVYYTPLSPTADEALRQTFAALAAGPDESPLLRIEQRKLLALRRAGRVVWFDFATLCGGPRSQNDYLELANRFHTIILSGVPQMTPRMASEARRFTWLIDVLYDHKVKLLISAEVTPTELYFGGPLANEFARTVSRIIEMQSKTYLEAPNRSTVDTSLT from the coding sequence ATGAATGTCATACAATATTATGAGCGTGAGCTCGAAACCCGCGGCTATCGGGTAGATTCCGCTCAACATGCAGCGGTGGCGAGCTTGCAGCGTTGCTATGAGCAATGGGTCAAATACCAAGCGCGGCACGCCAATGTGTTTATGAAATTGCTAAGCCCTGGCGAAACGCCCAAAGGCGTTTATATGTGGGGGGGCGTAGGACGCGGCAAGAGCTTCTTGATGGATAGTTTTTACGCTTGCGTGCCACTGCCGAACAAAATTCGGTTGCATTTTCATGAATTTATGCGTGAAGTGCACCGGCAACTTGATGAGCTTAAAAAAACCGCTAATCCATTGGATGTGTTAGCACGCGATATTGCACAACGTTATCGCTTAATCTGCTTTGATGAATTCCATGTGTCGGATATTGCCGATGCCATGATCCTGCATCGTTTGCTTGAACGTTTATTTAAAAGCGGCGTGCAATTTGTAACGACCTCAAATTACCACCCTGCAACGCTCTATCCAGAAGGTTTGCACCGTGACCGCATTTTACCGGCCATCGATCTACTCAGTAGCAAGCTTGAAATCATCAATGTGGATGGCGGTGTTGATTACCGTCAACGGACTTTCGCGCAAGCGAATGTTTACTATACGCCGCTTAGCCCAACCGCCGATGAAGCCTTGCGGCAAACTTTTGCGGCGCTAGCCGCCGGGCCTGACGAAAGCCCGTTATTGCGTATTGAACAGCGTAAATTACTTGCATTACGCCGCGCTGGCCGGGTGGTCTGGTTTGATTTCGCGACTCTCTGTGGAGGACCGCGCTCGCAGAATGACTATCTTGAACTGGCCAATCGCTTTCATACGATTATTCTGTCAGGTGTGCCGCAAATGACGCCGCGCATGGCTTCTGAGGCACGCCGTTTTACCTGGTTAATCGATGTTTTATATGACCATAAAGTTAAGCTGTTAATTTCAGCCGAAGTCACACCCACCGAGCTTTATTTTGGTGGCCCGCTGGCGAATGAATTTGCGCGCACGGTGTCGCGCATTATTGAAATGCAGTCAAAAACTTACTTAGAAGCGCCGAATCGAAGCACCGTGGACACTTCGTTGACATAA
- the lpdA gene encoding dihydrolipoyl dehydrogenase, with translation MSNQFDVIVIGGGPGGYIAAIRAAQLGKSVACVEKWKNPNGETVLGGTCLNVGCIPSKALLASSETFEHTAHHLAEHGISVNGEVQLDLAKMLARKDGIVSKMTKGIEFLLRKNKVTWLKGHAQFTARNSAGNYQIEVIGEGAAQTITGQHIIIATGSKARHLPNIPIDNRIIADNEGALSFDSVPKKLAVIGAGVIGLELGSVWRRLGAQVTVLEAAPSFLAAADDGVAKEAWKQLTKQGLAIHLGVKIGDVKTTQQGVSIAYTDKEGAAHTLAADRLIVSVGRVPNTDGLGLEKIGLAVNERGMIEVDEQCRTQLPNVYAIGDVVRGPMLAHKAEDEGVMVAEVIDGQKPHIDYNCVPWVIYTAPEIAWVGKTEQQLKQEGRAYKAGQFPFAANGRALGMAKAEGFIKMLADAKTDEILGVHIVSSAASDLIAEAVAAMEFKAASEDIGRICHPHPSLSEVMREAALAVEKRALNM, from the coding sequence ATGTCTAATCAATTTGATGTCATTGTGATTGGCGGTGGCCCAGGCGGCTACATCGCAGCAATTCGCGCAGCGCAACTCGGTAAATCGGTGGCTTGCGTGGAAAAATGGAAAAACCCAAACGGCGAAACAGTTCTAGGCGGCACTTGCCTGAATGTCGGCTGTATCCCTTCCAAAGCACTCTTGGCGTCGTCTGAAACCTTCGAGCACACAGCGCATCACCTGGCCGAGCATGGGATTTCAGTAAACGGCGAAGTGCAGCTCGATTTAGCCAAAATGCTGGCTCGTAAAGATGGCATTGTGAGTAAAATGACCAAAGGCATTGAGTTTTTGTTGCGCAAAAACAAAGTGACTTGGCTCAAAGGCCATGCTCAATTTACCGCTCGCAATAGCGCGGGAAATTATCAAATCGAAGTCATCGGCGAGGGCGCAGCGCAAACCATTACCGGTCAACATATCATTATTGCGACCGGTTCAAAAGCCCGACATTTGCCAAACATTCCGATTGATAACCGTATCATCGCCGATAACGAAGGCGCGCTCTCGTTTGACTCTGTCCCTAAAAAACTCGCGGTGATTGGGGCCGGTGTGATCGGCCTAGAACTGGGTTCGGTATGGCGTCGTCTAGGCGCACAAGTTACCGTGCTAGAAGCCGCGCCGAGTTTTCTTGCGGCCGCGGATGATGGCGTTGCTAAAGAAGCCTGGAAACAATTGACCAAGCAAGGGCTAGCGATTCACCTTGGGGTCAAAATCGGCGACGTTAAAACCACCCAGCAGGGCGTTTCAATTGCCTATACTGACAAAGAAGGCGCCGCACACACGCTGGCCGCGGATCGTTTAATCGTCTCCGTCGGGCGTGTGCCGAACACAGATGGTTTAGGCTTAGAAAAGATTGGGCTAGCGGTGAACGAGCGCGGCATGATTGAAGTCGATGAGCAGTGCCGGACTCAATTGCCTAATGTATATGCAATTGGCGATGTCGTCAGAGGCCCAATGTTGGCCCATAAAGCGGAAGACGAAGGGGTCATGGTAGCCGAAGTCATTGATGGTCAAAAACCGCATATCGACTACAATTGCGTGCCTTGGGTGATCTATACCGCACCTGAAATTGCCTGGGTAGGCAAGACCGAGCAGCAACTTAAGCAAGAAGGGCGTGCCTACAAAGCGGGGCAATTCCCATTCGCAGCGAATGGCCGCGCGCTTGGCATGGCAAAGGCGGAAGGTTTTATCAAAATGCTAGCAGATGCGAAAACCGATGAAATTCTCGGCGTACATATTGTCTCGTCTGCGGCTTCTGATTTAATTGCTGAAGCGGTCGCTGCCATGGAATTCAAAGCAGCGTCTGAAGATATTGGCCGGATCTGCCATCCCCACCCATCCTTATCTGAAGTCATGCGCGAGGCCGCTTTGGCCGTGGAAAAGCGCGCGCTGAATATGTAA
- a CDS encoding LTA synthase family protein yields MSGLNFSRAVWAVLILGTLSFMGFRIAQLLSYGDPSLLGQQYKELARAFWMGARFDFKMLATGLLIFFVSASLIAVPKFSHKIGRCLQRAMVATLFFAANFAAICQYFYYGFYKTPFTPILFGLYEDDTHGVIAAIWSDYPVVWAVLIVLALSWLQMRLTFWWARGSHLTQFRWWAPAAVLVTLLALVFFARGQLGKFPLRDQDAVVSANPFVNDLVRNAWQALYDAVKDRRQQINLTSDDPTRQLAAYGFHSLEEVAHTLGAKSGHQDDLEAFIFHRTPPNQFVKAHPPHVVFALMESWGAHQLKFDTAQNDLTGALRKHLERDTLFHNFFSAQLGTHPTLEALLLNSPLTPLTQGSYGFISYPAAAAKPFKEQGYRTLFLYGGSNAWRSIGRVMKHQYFDEVYDMGNIIERYPDAQRNVWGIYDEYLFRFAYDILQESEARGEKVFLFLLTTTNHPPHQTPDHYKPLPLELSKMAPHFSADAQSAQKMVETYQYANHQLGLFLDRIDHSTLSEKTLVAATGDHNLRALLRYRQPTDSKDLYRVPAYFRVPPAYRPHYKPDPNRYAGHRDIFPSLYHLALSDAVYPHFGDNLFAEAPPQNQYAIVAFESLFSREGALLPFVGRHLSAFDWDVSQTALTASAEAAPLLQEQGRQARAWLALADWYTRYQVIQGLQRANVQNRGAKVNE; encoded by the coding sequence ATGTCAGGTTTAAATTTTTCTCGTGCGGTATGGGCCGTGCTCATTCTGGGTACTTTAAGTTTTATGGGCTTTCGTATCGCTCAGTTGTTAAGCTATGGCGACCCAAGCTTGCTTGGACAGCAGTACAAAGAGTTGGCCCGAGCCTTTTGGATGGGCGCACGTTTTGATTTCAAAATGTTGGCGACCGGATTGCTCATATTCTTTGTATCTGCGAGTCTCATCGCCGTGCCAAAATTTTCGCACAAGATAGGGAGGTGTTTGCAGCGGGCGATGGTGGCCACATTGTTTTTCGCTGCCAATTTTGCCGCAATTTGCCAATATTTTTATTATGGTTTTTATAAGACACCCTTTACGCCTATTCTCTTCGGCTTGTATGAGGACGATACGCATGGTGTGATAGCGGCGATTTGGAGTGATTATCCAGTTGTTTGGGCCGTGCTGATCGTGCTTGCATTAAGCTGGCTGCAAATGCGCCTAACCTTTTGGTGGGCGAGGGGATCCCACTTAACCCAGTTCCGCTGGTGGGCACCGGCTGCGGTGCTGGTGACGCTACTGGCGCTGGTATTTTTTGCGCGTGGGCAATTGGGTAAATTTCCATTGCGCGATCAAGATGCTGTTGTCAGCGCCAACCCTTTCGTGAATGATTTAGTCCGCAATGCCTGGCAGGCACTCTACGATGCAGTTAAAGATCGGCGTCAGCAAATTAATCTCACCAGTGACGATCCAACTCGACAATTGGCAGCATATGGGTTCCATTCACTCGAAGAGGTAGCCCATACGCTCGGGGCAAAGTCAGGCCATCAAGATGATTTAGAGGCTTTTATTTTTCATCGTACACCCCCTAATCAATTTGTTAAGGCACACCCGCCGCATGTGGTATTCGCATTGATGGAATCATGGGGCGCGCATCAGCTTAAATTTGATACGGCACAAAACGATTTAACGGGCGCATTAAGAAAGCATTTAGAGCGCGATACACTCTTTCATAATTTTTTCTCTGCCCAACTAGGCACTCACCCAACGCTAGAAGCACTTCTGCTCAATTCACCCTTAACGCCATTGACGCAAGGCAGCTATGGCTTTATCAGCTATCCAGCGGCGGCCGCAAAACCCTTTAAAGAGCAGGGCTATCGTACCTTATTTCTATATGGCGGCAGCAATGCATGGCGCTCGATTGGCCGCGTGATGAAGCATCAGTACTTTGATGAAGTCTACGATATGGGTAACATTATTGAGCGTTACCCTGATGCGCAACGTAATGTATGGGGTATCTATGATGAATATTTATTCCGCTTTGCTTATGACATTTTGCAAGAGAGCGAAGCGCGCGGAGAGAAAGTTTTTCTTTTTTTATTAACGACAACCAATCATCCCCCTCATCAAACCCCGGATCATTATAAGCCGTTACCACTCGAGCTCTCTAAGATGGCTCCCCATTTTTCTGCCGATGCGCAGAGCGCTCAGAAAATGGTTGAGACTTACCAATATGCAAATCATCAGTTGGGTTTATTTCTTGACCGTATAGACCATTCAACCTTAAGTGAGAAAACTTTGGTGGCGGCAACCGGGGATCATAATCTGCGTGCTTTGTTGCGTTATCGCCAACCCACCGATAGTAAAGACTTGTATCGCGTTCCTGCCTACTTTCGGGTGCCGCCAGCGTATCGGCCCCACTATAAACCCGATCCTAACCGCTATGCCGGCCACCGAGATATTTTTCCGAGTCTTTATCATCTAGCCTTATCGGACGCAGTGTATCCGCATTTTGGAGACAACCTGTTTGCTGAAGCACCGCCACAAAACCAGTATGCGATCGTAGCTTTTGAGTCGTTATTCAGTCGAGAAGGTGCTTTATTGCCCTTTGTTGGCCGGCATTTGTCGGCTTTTGACTGGGATGTTTCTCAGACCGCGCTAACCGCAAGCGCAGAAGCGGCGCCTCTACTACAAGAGCAAGGCCGGCAAGCGCGCGCATGGTTGGCATTGGCTGATTGGTATACGCGTTATCAAGTGATCCAAGGATTGCAGCGCGCCAATGTGCAAAATAGAGGAGCAAAAGTCAATGAATAA
- the odhB gene encoding 2-oxoglutarate dehydrogenase complex dihydrolipoyllysine-residue succinyltransferase, whose translation MAIVEVKVPQLSESVADATLLQWKKRPGEAVAQDEIIIEVETDKVVLEVPAPAAGVMMQIVRENGDTVVADEVIAKIDTAAQAGAVSSEAKPAPAASVPNAAAPAEPASAKAMPSAAKLMAEKGMSAAQVEGSGRDGRITKGDVLATPAVAPTAAAPARAAVKPALPEVKAAVNLSQSLEGRSEQRVPMSRLRARIAQRLLESQQTNAILTTFNEVNMQPVMELRNKYKDKFEKAHGARLGFMSFFVKAAVHALKKYPIVNASVDGNDVVYHGYFDIGIAVGSPRGLVVPVLRDVDQMSLAEIENKIAEYGQKAKEGKLSLEELTGGTFSISNGGVFGSMLSTPIINPPQSAILGVHATKERAVVENGQIVVRPMNYLAMSYDHRIIDGREAVLALVAIKEALEDPARLLLDL comes from the coding sequence ATGGCTATTGTAGAAGTCAAGGTGCCGCAGCTATCCGAATCCGTCGCTGATGCGACCCTGCTGCAATGGAAAAAACGTCCCGGTGAGGCGGTCGCACAAGATGAAATCATCATTGAAGTTGAGACCGATAAAGTTGTGCTTGAAGTCCCTGCGCCAGCAGCCGGGGTCATGATGCAGATTGTCCGCGAAAATGGCGATACGGTGGTCGCGGATGAAGTGATTGCTAAAATCGATACGGCAGCTCAAGCCGGAGCCGTCTCCAGCGAAGCTAAACCAGCGCCAGCCGCAAGTGTACCTAATGCTGCCGCACCGGCTGAGCCAGCCAGTGCGAAAGCCATGCCTTCAGCAGCGAAACTCATGGCTGAAAAAGGCATGAGTGCAGCTCAAGTAGAAGGCAGTGGACGCGATGGGCGAATCACGAAGGGCGATGTGCTAGCTACACCTGCAGTGGCGCCCACGGCGGCTGCACCTGCTCGCGCTGCGGTTAAACCCGCACTGCCTGAGGTGAAAGCTGCGGTGAATTTAAGCCAGTCGCTTGAAGGCCGGTCAGAACAAAGAGTGCCGATGTCGCGTTTGCGCGCCCGTATTGCACAGCGCCTCCTTGAATCGCAACAAACCAACGCGATCTTGACGACGTTTAACGAAGTCAATATGCAGCCGGTTATGGAGCTGCGTAATAAATACAAAGATAAATTCGAAAAAGCCCATGGCGCGCGCTTAGGTTTTATGTCTTTCTTTGTTAAAGCAGCCGTGCATGCATTAAAGAAATACCCGATCGTAAACGCCTCAGTCGATGGCAACGATGTGGTGTATCACGGCTACTTTGATATTGGCATTGCCGTTGGTTCGCCACGCGGACTGGTGGTGCCCGTCTTGCGTGACGTAGATCAAATGAGCTTGGCTGAGATTGAAAACAAGATTGCAGAATATGGCCAAAAAGCGAAAGAGGGTAAGTTGTCGCTAGAAGAACTCACCGGCGGCACGTTCTCTATTTCCAACGGTGGCGTATTTGGCTCAATGCTATCCACACCTATTATTAATCCACCCCAATCCGCGATCCTTGGCGTGCATGCCACTAAAGAGCGCGCTGTAGTGGAAAATGGGCAAATTGTGGTGCGTCCAATGAACTACCTCGCCATGTCTTACGACCATCGCATTATCGATGGGCGGGAAGCCGTATTAGCGCTCGTTGCCATCAAAGAAGCGTTAGAAGACCCAGCGCGACTCTTGCTCGACCTGTAA
- a CDS encoding diacylglycerol kinase, whose protein sequence is MNNFDQKPRGLACLWHALRYSLCGMRDALMQERAFRQEMMLALILIPLAVVLPVTMVERLMLIASILWVLSLELLNSAVEAAIDRISLEPHPLAKQAKDFASAAVFIALCLCGLIWLTLAGPLVWAWLRAGLV, encoded by the coding sequence ATGAATAACTTTGATCAAAAGCCCCGAGGGTTAGCTTGTCTCTGGCATGCGCTACGCTATTCTTTGTGCGGTATGCGCGATGCGCTGATGCAGGAAAGGGCCTTCCGCCAAGAAATGATGCTGGCCCTCATCCTGATTCCACTTGCGGTGGTTTTACCGGTGACGATGGTTGAAAGGTTGATGTTGATTGCCTCGATACTTTGGGTATTAAGTCTTGAACTGCTTAACTCTGCGGTTGAAGCTGCGATTGACCGGATTTCGCTAGAGCCACACCCACTGGCCAAACAAGCGAAAGATTTTGCGAGTGCAGCGGTTTTTATCGCACTGTGTTTGTGTGGATTAATCTGGCTAACGTTGGCTGGCCCACTGGTATGGGCGTGGTTACGTGCCGGGTTAGTCTAA